The Candidatus Gracilibacteria bacterium genome window below encodes:
- a CDS encoding DnaJ domain-containing protein, producing MKQDHYTTLGVTKGATTAEIKKAYKKLAMQWHPDRHQGDKKAEAKFKEINEAYQTLSDTQKRKQYDTFGNTDFGNMGAGRAGRHSSGGQGFNSFDFGDIFGNMGGGRASSQSFEFDLGDILGGLGGHTRGTRSAYSQSVKEDLDIIQTVEIPLWDILLGMKLSIEHGGKSFKITVPACTKPGTKLKVTGKGRKSGRKIGDLYLKIDVRMPKKLTLEQERTIGLWRS from the coding sequence ATGAAACAAGATCATTACACCACTCTTTGAGTCACTAAATGAGCCACCACAGCTGAGATAAAAAAGGCGTATAAAAAACTCGCGATGCAATGGCATCCTGATCGTCATCAGGGTGATAAAAAAGCAGAAGCAAAGTTTAAAGAAATCAATGAAGCATATCAGACGCTTTCTGATACACAGAAGCGCAAACAATATGATACATTTGGCAATACTGACTTTGGGAATATGGGCGCTTGACGAGCCGGAAGACACAGTTCCGGATGACAAGGGTTTAATAGTTTTGATTTTGGTGATATATTTTGAAATATGGGCTGAGGACGTGCTTCATCCCAGTCATTTGAGTTTGACCTGGGTGATATTCTCGGAGGTCTCGGAGGGCATACAAGAGGTACACGTTCAGCATATTCTCAATCAGTAAAAGAAGATCTCGATATCATACAAACGGTGGAGATTCCACTTTGGGATATTCTACTCGGTATGAAGCTCTCTATCGAACATGGTGGGAAAAGTTTTAAGATAACGGTTCCTGCTTGTACTAAGCCAGGGACGAAACTCAAAGTCACAGGGAAAGGCCGAAAAAGTGGGAGAAAGATCTGAGATCTCTATCTCAAAATCGATGTCCGTATGCCAAAAAAACTCACACTGGAACAGGAGAGGACGATCGGATTGTGGCGCTCTTAG
- a CDS encoding glycosyltransferase, whose translation MQVCLITPFPGTTDRFQKNSGVASYSSFLAEALEEKGCHVKIYAQTDKNTKKRHILKNREVFPVWQPSLLGLFHLLKRIWTDSNQIVHIQHEFNMFGQELCIPFTPLIPLIARISGARVITTFHGGLGLQQIDKTFVRENGKNISPCIVRFVFRYIFGLFSILSHHIIVHEEFQKQELINDHGISEKKISIISHGVPKAVEIIQQAKEKLGLPKDKRVLLYMGYAARYKGLPELYDSCKNYVERNNDTIFLIGAGVAPRLENNDMYQSWYNGLKEKFQSLGKAIYWLGFVDGNMISLYYSAADAVLFPYSRRLAASGPMAIAIGYEKDIILSSILQGDKKYNLDFKNITHTKELKRLRTWDIVAEKTLEVYSK comes from the coding sequence ATGCAGGTATGCCTCATCACACCATTCCCCTGAACAACAGATCGTTTTCAAAAAAATAGCGGAGTAGCATCGTACAGCTCTTTTCTTGCGGAAGCTCTTGAAGAAAAAGGGTGTCATGTAAAAATATACGCTCAAACAGATAAAAATACTAAGAAGAGGCATATCTTAAAAAATAGAGAGGTATTTCCAGTCTGGCAACCATCTCTTCTATGACTTTTTCACCTCTTAAAGAGGATATGGACTGATTCTAACCAAATCGTACATATTCAACATGAATTCAATATGTTTTGACAGGAATTATGTATACCATTTACACCTCTTATACCCCTTATAGCAAGAATTTCATGAGCTCGTGTAATAACTACATTTCACGGAGGGCTTGGACTACAACAAATTGATAAAACATTTGTGAGAGAAAATGGCAAAAATATCTCTCCATGCATCGTAAGATTTGTGTTCCGATATATTTTCTGACTCTTTTCTATCTTATCACACCATATTATTGTTCACGAAGAATTTCAGAAACAAGAACTCATAAATGATCACGGAATTTCTGAAAAAAAAATTTCCATCATTTCACATGGAGTACCCAAAGCAGTTGAAATTATCCAGCAGGCCAAGGAGAAGCTTGGTCTCCCAAAGGACAAAAGGGTTCTTCTATACATGGGATATGCGGCAAGATATAAAGGACTTCCCGAATTATATGATTCCTGCAAGAACTATGTAGAGAGAAATAATGATACCATATTTCTGATTGGGGCATGAGTAGCTCCTCGTCTAGAAAATAATGATATGTATCAAAGTTGGTACAATGGTCTCAAAGAAAAATTTCAATCTCTTGGAAAAGCTATTTATTGGTTAGGTTTTGTAGATGGAAACATGATTTCTCTTTATTATTCCGCTGCCGATGCCGTACTTTTTCCTTACTCTCGTCGACTCGCCGCCAGTGGACCGATGGCAATCGCAATTGGATACGAAAAAGATATTATCCTTTCAAGTATTCTACAATGAGACAAAAAATACAATCTTGATTTTAAGAATATCACACATACCAAGGAATTAAAAAGATTACGGACTTGGGATATAGTGGCTGAGAAAACATTGGAAGTATATTCCAAATAA
- a CDS encoding HIT family protein, producing the protein MSSIFTKIIRGEIPCYKIYEDELCFAFLSIDPHHLGHTLVVPKEEIGHILELPDKLMTHIFLVGKNSIGPAIQRATGCPRVSFLTEGFGVPDHFHLHLIPIFRDGDLDASRAHRESPEAMAAIAEKIRQEIQ; encoded by the coding sequence ATGTCCTCCATTTTTACAAAAATTATCCGTGGCGAAATCCCATGCTATAAAATATACGAAGATGAATTGTGTTTTGCTTTTCTCTCAATAGATCCACATCACCTCGGGCATACTCTCGTTGTTCCAAAAGAAGAGATTGGACATATTTTGGAGTTGCCTGATAAGTTAATGACACATATTTTCTTAGTCGGAAAAAATAGTATCTGACCAGCCATTCAGCGAGCGACAGGGTGTCCACGAGTGAGCTTTCTCACAGAAGGTTTTGGCGTCCCAGACCACTTTCATCTTCACCTAATTCCGATTTTTCGAGATGGTGACCTGGATGCTTCGAGAGCCCACAGAGAGTCTCCAGAGGCGATGGCTGCAATTGCAGAGAAAATACGCCAAGAAATTCAATAA
- a CDS encoding AbrB/MazE/SpoVT family DNA-binding domain-containing protein: MKPKKLHTSGCDMKMYTTVTVGTKGQVVIPQEVRERLNIRPGDSLMVVTKHGKAIGMIKTDDMAEFMAYMQNEIQH, translated from the coding sequence ATGAAACCAAAGAAACTCCACACCTCAGGATGCGATATGAAAATGTATACGACAGTTACTGTCGGCACAAAATGACAGGTCGTGATTCCTCAGGAGGTACGAGAACGGCTCAATATCCGACCATGAGATTCACTTATGGTGGTAACGAAGCATGGCAAAGCTATTGGTATGATAAAGACTGACGATATGGCGGAATTTATGGCATATATGCAAAATGAAATTCAACACTAA
- a CDS encoding HlyD family efflux transporter periplasmic adaptor subunit — protein sequence MKKYFSLLLIVSFLLTGCGASGVAENSKKPYDIEVVLASALSKSAFVEKTAIIKAGTQVKLTAQASGRVSGLLVQPGQTVVAGQTLVQLEDMYGTADNSLAEAQIALQNARLMLTSTSASLGQALSSTQIAYEKAEKDFLATQVSMKETLDQAERNATALESGTSGDTTTPLSKAELELANFIASQQQQLDAYETSYENQLQNFQSFLANVLDTSDTLLGVSEQNKTLNDSYEYLLSAKDSQQKIVAEDILRKLLTYKEWSLDATLPLLDRVTELQKAHTLVNSLLAATETVLINSVTDATLFPPATLATQRALIDGYQTQYSGISTALVSFLNTSQAFLATYENERLAREQAVKLASDNGASTLAQTKITVENTLRAAETGLQLAKNAYETTRKTHDLTLQQGAQSVEAASVRVRSAQSLFERLTVTAPVNGVIGTIQVDEGEDVTPGRQILEIASKDAECTITIESAMLDQLQVSAQVSVNYRGEVLKGSVASISPISNQGLNFSVTIAINDPVSVFGDFATVEIPMTSPFPTIPITAVTLLAPGQGEISTLVTDETGVLSIKKISVVLGTLRGNRIEILSDLPNGAQIILSDLKNFNPTDFVLRKK from the coding sequence ATGAAAAAATATTTTTCTCTCTTATTGATAGTTTCTTTCTTACTGACTGGATGTGGCGCATCAGGTGTGGCAGAAAATTCCAAAAAACCATATGACATAGAGGTGGTTTTGGCTTCCGCACTTTCTAAGAGTGCTTTCGTAGAAAAAACTGCTATCATAAAAGCAGGTACACAAGTAAAGCTTACTGCTCAGGCGAGTGGTCGGGTAAGTGGTCTCTTGGTACAGCCATGACAAACCGTCGTGGCCGGTCAAACTCTTGTGCAATTAGAAGATATGTATGGTACTGCCGATAACTCACTTGCTGAGGCCCAGATTGCTCTCCAAAATGCTCGACTTATGTTGACCTCCACCTCTGCGTCTCTCGGACAAGCTCTTTCAAGCACTCAAATTGCGTACGAAAAAGCAGAAAAAGATTTCCTCGCTACGCAAGTAAGCATGAAAGAAACGCTCGATCAAGCCGAAAGAAATGCTACAGCACTTGAATCTGGTACTTCGTGAGATACGACGACACCTCTCTCAAAAGCTGAATTGGAGTTGGCGAATTTTATCGCCTCTCAACAACAGCAATTGGATGCTTATGAGACAAGCTATGAAAATCAGCTTCAAAATTTCCAATCCTTTCTCGCCAATGTTCTGGATACTTCTGACACACTCCTCGGTGTTTCTGAGCAAAATAAAACTCTCAACGATTCATACGAATATCTCTTATCAGCCAAGGATAGTCAACAAAAGATAGTGGCAGAAGATATCCTCAGAAAATTGCTCACATACAAGGAATGGTCTCTAGATGCGACACTGCCACTTTTGGATCGTGTCACTGAATTACAAAAAGCGCATACGCTTGTTAACTCCCTCTTAGCAGCTACTGAAACAGTACTGATCAATTCTGTAACAGATGCTACTCTATTTCCTCCTGCGACACTTGCTACTCAGAGAGCTCTTATTGATGGTTATCAAACCCAGTATAGTGGTATTTCTACAGCATTGGTTTCTTTTCTCAATACCTCTCAGGCCTTTCTCGCAACGTATGAAAATGAGCGTCTCGCTCGAGAGCAAGCAGTCAAGCTGGCTTCTGATAATGGTGCCAGTACATTGGCTCAAACAAAGATCACCGTAGAAAATACACTTCGTGCCGCTGAAACAGGGTTGCAGCTTGCAAAGAATGCGTATGAAACAACGCGAAAAACGCATGATCTCACACTCCAGCAATGAGCCCAGTCTGTTGAAGCAGCATCTGTTCGTGTTCGAAGTGCTCAGAGTCTTTTTGAACGATTGACAGTAACGGCTCCTGTGAATGGTGTGATAGGAACTATCCAAGTGGATGAATGAGAAGATGTGACACCTGGAAGACAGATTCTGGAGATCGCCAGTAAAGATGCAGAATGCACAATTACTATTGAGAGTGCTATGCTAGATCAACTCCAGGTTAGTGCTCAGGTTTCTGTGAACTATCGCGGTGAAGTCCTCAAAGGATCTGTAGCGAGTATCAGTCCTATCTCAAATCAATGACTGAATTTTTCTGTTACTATTGCCATCAATGATCCAGTATCAGTATTTGGTGATTTTGCTACTGTAGAGATACCTATGACATCACCATTTCCAACTATCCCTATTACTGCCGTGACCCTGTTGGCTCCTGGGCAAGGAGAAATCTCTACTCTGGTGACGGACGAAACAGGCGTGCTATCTATCAAAAAAATAAGTGTTGTCCTCTGAACACTTCGGGGAAATAGAATCGAAATTCTTTCAGACTTACCAAATGGGGCACAGATTATTCTGTCTGATTTAAAGAATTTTAATCCTACCGATTTTGTCTTACGAAAAAAATAG
- a CDS encoding efflux RND transporter permease subunit, which yields MSSLRDKLLSGFYGFWVRNYRIGIMGVVLIFVLGFSGIISIPKESSPDIKFGLVSISTAYVGTSPEDIDTLITTRIEKQIKNIQGIDTISSSSRQGFSSIVVTLKAEANTDKLVQQIKDGVSLADLPTDATDPSVNEISTESQRLFSVFLSNTDKNVSRDVLLKRANDIQKKFEGKYNIETVVIDGGDASELEVIVHGAKMAALQISPAKIADIIRQYNQSFPIGTFTLDTKSYDFRIEGDIESFEALLKIPINIADGGSVPLGEFATLKRTWKNTAQERMNQGDSIDMPFVQMTFNKQPRKSVFSTAKEVRKILEVQVASFGPEWHIEYGFDLAEIISEDYSNLGWNAVQTLILVFGCVFFFIGIKESLIAAISIPLAFLISILTLNWLGLSLNFMTNFSLVLSFGIAIDLTLVIIEETTKKTRLGFSPSMAVLLAINELKLSVISSTAVTLIVFVPMMVLPGIIGKFLSYIPITVFSTLLATLFLALSTNSSLFVRITKNTKWYIKSPFVELHMPPEELALLAEERKEKEERPSESQTYRELLLERIEVWYEGTLKWWMDTMFRRRMLIWGPVILTVLSFIFFAPRLTGGSLFPSDDSPFVFITVSAPPGTERNALLDKTRAGGITVEDRITGFPEVKFSTFKFLDNTLSIYVELTPTIERKKLGQRKSKEMEKLFLEKLTPLLTNGLEVAIKSEQNGPPTGSPVSIKLLASETDQLSDLKKVVRDFELYLKELPGTKNVNNTSQDSPGEIVMSIYRDRVAAAGLSPLQIYSEISNVVRGVKAGSVTLDDEDIDIIVKSDAHYDNLDIDQILSQILQTQNGPITIASLVKYEFRNALVEVRRVDSDLTISVESDVRDRYKAADLLLALNNFAASYSFPEGITYKKGGEFEANRELLVAVATALITSVLLIFVILVFVFNSYSMPLIILYTIILGLLGVNIGLWCVNLFNSSVGYNMPMGIGFISLMGLVVTNAIILIDKINRNRDAGMSPYDMVIDGGKTRMMPQIVTALTTVFGLLPTAFQDAFWGSLSWTVICGTVVATILTLYSIPALYYNVYGVEKNKTNKKRSSTHIVVSKNV from the coding sequence ATGTCTTCTCTCCGCGATAAACTTCTTTCTTGATTTTATGGGTTTTGGGTACGCAACTATCGTATTGGTATTATGGGAGTGGTTTTGATTTTTGTTCTTGGGTTTTCTGGGATTATCTCCATTCCAAAAGAGAGCTCTCCGGATATCAAATTCTGACTCGTTTCTATCTCTACTGCGTATGTGGGAACTTCACCAGAAGATATCGATACTCTCATTACGACACGTATAGAAAAACAAATCAAGAATATACAAGGTATTGACACCATATCTTCTTCGAGCCGACAAGGTTTTTCAAGTATTGTCGTAACACTCAAGGCAGAGGCAAATACTGATAAATTGGTTCAACAAATCAAAGATGGCGTGAGTTTGGCAGATCTTCCTACGGATGCTACAGACCCATCTGTCAATGAAATAAGTACAGAAAGTCAGCGTCTCTTTTCGGTCTTCCTCTCGAATACAGACAAAAATGTTTCTCGAGATGTCCTGCTCAAGCGGGCGAATGATATCCAGAAAAAATTTGAAGGGAAATACAATATTGAGACCGTTGTAATAGATGGAGGTGATGCATCAGAACTAGAGGTAATTGTTCATGGTGCTAAGATGGCTGCTCTCCAGATATCTCCTGCAAAGATAGCTGATATTATTCGCCAATATAATCAATCGTTCCCTATTGGCACATTTACACTTGATACCAAATCCTATGATTTCCGTATTGAAGGCGATATTGAATCCTTCGAAGCTCTCCTAAAGATACCAATCAATATCGCCGATGGTGGTTCGGTCCCGCTCGGTGAATTTGCGACTCTCAAACGTACTTGGAAAAACACTGCACAAGAGAGAATGAATCAGGGCGATAGTATTGATATGCCATTTGTGCAGATGACTTTCAATAAACAACCACGAAAAAGTGTTTTCTCAACGGCAAAAGAAGTACGAAAGATTTTGGAAGTACAGGTAGCGAGTTTTGGTCCTGAGTGGCATATTGAGTATGGTTTTGATCTGGCAGAGATTATCTCAGAGGATTATTCCAATCTTGGATGGAATGCAGTTCAGACACTCATTCTGGTCTTTGGGTGTGTCTTTTTCTTTATTGGTATCAAAGAATCACTCATTGCAGCTATTTCCATCCCTCTTGCCTTCTTGATATCGATTCTCACGCTCAACTGGCTCGGTCTTTCGCTCAACTTTATGACCAATTTTTCTTTGGTACTCTCCTTTGGTATTGCAATCGATCTGACACTGGTAATTATCGAAGAAACTACCAAAAAAACTCGTCTTTGATTTAGTCCGAGTATGGCAGTCCTCCTCGCTATCAATGAGCTCAAGCTCTCTGTTATATCGAGTACGGCGGTGACACTGATTGTATTCGTGCCGATGATGGTGCTACCAGGTATTATCGGGAAATTTCTCTCCTACATCCCTATTACTGTATTTTCTACACTGCTCGCGACTCTTTTTCTCGCACTCTCTACCAATTCATCTCTCTTTGTTCGCATTACAAAAAATACAAAATGGTATATCAAAAGTCCTTTTGTGGAGCTTCATATGCCACCAGAAGAATTAGCACTTCTCGCTGAAGAAAGAAAAGAAAAAGAAGAACGTCCATCGGAGAGTCAGACGTATCGAGAGCTTCTTTTGGAAAGGATAGAGGTATGGTATGAGGGAACACTGAAGTGGTGGATGGATACTATGTTTCGACGACGAATGCTCATATGGGGCCCTGTTATATTGACCGTGCTTTCATTTATTTTTTTCGCGCCTCGTTTAACTGGAGGGAGCTTGTTTCCTTCTGACGATTCTCCATTTGTTTTTATCACTGTTTCAGCTCCACCTGGTACGGAGAGAAATGCTCTTTTGGATAAAACACGCGCGGGATGAATCACCGTGGAGGATCGTATCACAGGGTTTCCTGAGGTAAAATTTTCAACCTTTAAATTTCTCGATAATACATTGAGCATCTATGTTGAACTCACTCCAACCATCGAACGTAAAAAACTCTGACAACGAAAGAGTAAAGAAATGGAGAAACTCTTTCTCGAAAAACTCACACCACTTCTGACCAATGGTCTTGAAGTTGCGATAAAAAGTGAACAAAATGGTCCCCCTACTGGATCCCCTGTGAGTATCAAGCTGTTAGCATCAGAGACGGATCAATTATCTGATTTGAAAAAAGTAGTTCGTGATTTTGAGCTCTATCTCAAGGAGCTCCCAGGTACTAAAAATGTGAATAATACGAGTCAGGATAGTCCTGGAGAAATCGTGATGAGTATCTACCGTGATCGTGTTGCTGCCGCTGGATTGTCCCCACTTCAGATTTACTCAGAAATATCCAATGTTGTTCGAGGAGTCAAGGCGGGAAGTGTGACTCTTGATGATGAAGATATTGATATTATTGTTAAGAGCGATGCCCACTATGATAATCTCGATATTGATCAAATTCTCTCACAAATACTTCAGACACAAAATGGTCCTATAACCATTGCTTCACTTGTAAAATATGAATTTCGAAATGCACTCGTAGAGGTAAGAAGAGTAGATTCAGATCTGACGATTTCTGTTGAGTCGGATGTTCGAGATAGGTATAAAGCAGCAGATTTGTTACTTGCTCTGAATAATTTTGCTGCTTCTTATTCGTTCCCAGAAGGTATTACCTACAAAAAATGATGAGAGTTTGAGGCAAATAGAGAGCTTCTCGTAGCTGTTGCTACTGCACTCATTACTTCTGTGCTCCTTATTTTTGTGATTTTGGTTTTTGTCTTCAATTCATACTCGATGCCTCTGATTATTCTCTACACTATTATTCTCGGGCTTCTCGGTGTAAATATCGGTCTGTGGTGTGTCAATCTCTTTAATAGTTCCGTGTGATATAATATGCCGATGGGTATTGGGTTTATTTCATTGATGGGGCTTGTAGTTACGAATGCTATCATCTTGATTGATAAGATTAATCGTAATCGTGATGCGGGTATGTCACCATATGACATGGTTATCGATGGGGGTAAAACCCGTATGATGCCGCAGATTGTGACAGCACTCACAACGGTTTTCGGTCTGTTGCCTACTGCGTTCCAAGATGCATTTTGGGGGTCACTTTCTTGGACGGTTATTTGCTGAACAGTTGTTGCCACCATCTTGACACTGTACTCGATTCCAGCTCTATACTATAATGTATACGGGGTAGAGAAAAATAAAACCAATAAGAAACGTTCATCTACACATATTGTTGTTTCAAAAAATGTATAA
- the secE gene encoding preprotein translocase subunit SecE yields the protein MANFFKDSIAELEHVVWPTHVETKKFFQIVVSIIAGMTVFTYLLTLVFSNAFLELRNRIHYTTTKADISGSPVINADPLKVDATTADGKTVTVTPTEAPEAVPAQQ from the coding sequence ATGGCAAATTTTTTCAAAGATTCAATAGCAGAACTCGAGCACGTGGTATGGCCTACACACGTAGAAACAAAAAAGTTTTTTCAAATCGTTGTCAGCATCATCGCGGGTATGACTGTTTTTACGTATCTTTTGACCTTGGTTTTCAGTAATGCATTTTTAGAATTACGTAATCGAATTCATTATACCACCACAAAAGCTGATATTTCTGGGTCTCCTGTGATCAATGCAGATCCTCTAAAGGTCGATGCTACCACAGCAGATGGCAAAACTGTAACCGTGACACCAACTGAGGCTCCTGAGGCAGTTCCTGCACAGCAATAG
- the nusG gene encoding transcription termination/antitermination protein NusG, whose translation MSKLFTPKAEWYVIRVISGTEENVRTSLMQRREMFNLEKSILDCFVPLHDVVTLKKGGGTTKQKKNIFPGYILVKMIVNNESWYVVRNTPNVTGFLGAGTIPVPVSEEELLRIQGMVDEKNAEYKTPIKIGDYATVLEGSFKNSEGKIIEVNEKKGTLKLTVNLLGRDTPVELEFGQIKIKH comes from the coding sequence ATGTCAAAACTCTTCACTCCAAAAGCAGAATGGTACGTTATCCGTGTTATCTCTGGTACTGAAGAAAATGTACGTACTTCGCTCATGCAACGTCGTGAAATGTTTAATCTCGAAAAATCTATCCTGGATTGTTTCGTCCCTTTGCATGATGTCGTTACACTGAAAAAAGGAGGCGGAACAACAAAACAGAAAAAAAATATTTTTCCAGGATATATTCTCGTCAAAATGATCGTGAATAATGAATCATGGTATGTCGTCCGCAATACTCCAAATGTGACAGGATTTCTCGGTGCTGGGACGATACCAGTTCCTGTCTCAGAAGAAGAGCTTCTCCGCATACAGGGAATGGTAGATGAGAAGAATGCAGAATATAAAACACCAATTAAAATCGGTGATTATGCGACAGTCCTTGAGGGGTCATTTAAAAATAGTGAAGGAAAAATCATCGAAGTGAATGAAAAGAAAGGAACGCTCAAATTAACCGTGAATCTCCTGGGTCGTGATACGCCTGTGGAGCTTGAGTTTGGGCAGATCAAGATAAAACACTAA
- a CDS encoding GtrA family protein, protein MKKASEHGLRYFGIKNIRVYHHIHQFIRYLTVGGIMLSISLFIVGVFTGIFGLHYLTSCGIAFILESIAAFYINRYWTFGSDVSFRHGYPRFVTIAFYSTVIVLLITYGLTDYFALEYVWARTISTMIMGVCGYFLDMRVAFRML, encoded by the coding sequence ATGAAAAAAGCTTCTGAACATGGGTTACGATATTTTGGGATAAAAAATATTCGCGTATATCATCATATACACCAGTTTATCCGCTATCTCACCGTATGAGGTATTATGCTCAGCATCAGTCTCTTCATCGTATGAGTATTTACTGGAATTTTTTGATTACATTATCTGACATCTTGTGGCATCGCATTTATTTTGGAATCAATAGCAGCATTTTATATTAATAGATATTGGACTTTTGGATCAGACGTATCCTTCCGACATGGCTATCCTCGATTTGTGACTATCGCTTTTTATAGTACCGTGATAGTACTCTTGATAACGTATGGTCTCACGGACTATTTTGCATTAGAATATGTCTGGGCACGTACCATATCTACCATGATTATGGGCGTCTGTGGGTATTTTCTCGATATGCGTGTCGCCTTTAGGATGCTGTAA